A region from the Mustela erminea isolate mMusErm1 chromosome 2, mMusErm1.Pri, whole genome shotgun sequence genome encodes:
- the MFSD10 gene encoding major facilitator superfamily domain-containing protein 10 isoform X1 gives MGWGAGGSCTPRPPIRPQTAQETRVITVVFLGLLLDLLAFTLLLPLLPGLLESHGRAHDPLYGSWQRGVDWFAAAIRMPAEKRYNSVLFGGLIGSVFSFLQFLLAPLTGAISDCLGRRPVMLLSLVGLATSYAVWAASRSFAAFLASRVIGGISKGNVSLSTAIIADLGSPSARSRGMAVIGVAFSLGFTLGPMLGASLPTETVPWLALLFAASNLLFIFCFLPETLPPEKRAPSITPGFRAAADLLSPLALLRFSAVAQGQDPPAGDRLESLRRLGLVYFLYLFLFSGLEYTLSFLAHQRFQFSSEAGVLSQLQGPSAHRSLASSLQQGKMFFFIGLTMAAVQGAYARRISPGGEIAAVKRAILLLVPAFLLIGWGLTLPVLGLGLLLYSFAAAVVVPCLSSVVANYGSSGQKGTIMGTLRSLGALARAVGPMVAASAYWLAGAQVCFTMCSGLFLLPFLLLWNLRPPAHALKAE, from the exons ATGGGCTGGGGAGCCGGAGGGAGCTGCACCCCGCGCCCACCCATCCGCCCGCAGACGGCGCAGGAGACGCGCGTGATCACTGTGGTGTTCCTCGGCCTCCTGCTGGACCTTCTGGCCTTcactctgctgctgcccctgctgccaGGGCTGCTGGAGAGCCACGGCCGCGCCCAC GACCCCCTCTATGGCTCGTGGCAGCGGGGAGTGGACTGGTTTGCCGCTGCGATCAGGATGCCGGCAGAGAAGCGCTACAACAGCGTCCTCTTCGGAG GTCTCATTGGCTCGGTCTTCTCCTTCCTGCAGTTCCTCTTGGCTCCACTCACGGGGGCGATCTCGGACTGTCTGGGGAGGCGCCCGGTGATGCTGCTGTCCCTG GTAGGTCTGGCCACCTCATACGCAGTGTGGGCTGCCTCGAGGAGTTTCGCGGCCTTCCTGGCCTCCAGGGTGATTGGGGGCATCAGCAAGGGGAACGTCAGCCTCTCCACGGCCATCATAGCTGACCTGGGCTCACCTTCCGCCCGCAGCCGAGGCATG GCAGTCATCGGGGTGGCCTTCTCACTGGGCTTCACCctgggccccatgctgggtgcctCCCTGCCCACGGAGACAGTACCCTGGCTGGCCCTGCTCTTCGCTGCCTCCAACCTgctgttcattttctgttttctgccagAGACTCTGCCCCCAGAGAAGCGG gcaccctccaTCACCCCTGGGTTCCGAGCTGCTGCAGATCTGCTCAGCCCCCTGGCCCTGCTCCGTTTCTCTGCCGTGGCCCAAGGCCAGGACCCACCAGCTGGAGACA GACTTGAGAGCCTCCGCCGCCTGGGCTTGGTGTACTTCCTCTACCTCTTCCTGTTCTCCGGCCTGGAGTACACGCTCAGCTTCCTTGCCCACCAGCGCTTCCAGTTCAGCAG CGAAGCAGGGGTGCTCAGCCAGCTGCAGGGCCCAAGTGCTCACCGCTCCcttgcctccagcctccagcaggGAAAGATGTTTTTCTTCATCGGCCTCACCATGGCCGCCGTGCAGGGTGCCTACGCACGGAGGATCAGCCCTGGTGGGGAGATTGCAGCTGTGAAGCGG GCCATCTTGCTGCTCGTGCCGGCCTTCCTCCTCATCGGCTGGGGGCTCACGCTGCCCGTGCTGGGCTTGGGGCTGCTGCTGTACTCCTTCG CTGCCGCAGTCGTGGTGCCCTGCCTGTCCTCTGTGGTTGCCAACTATG GCTCATCCGGGCAGAAAGGCACAATCATGGGTACCCTAAGGAGCCTGGGCGCCCTGGCCAGGGCAGTGGGACCTATGGTGGCTGCCTCAG CATACTGGCTGGCAGGGGCCCAGGTCTGCTTCACCATGTGTTCCGGcctcttcctgctccccttcctgctcctgTGGAATCTGAGGCCTCCAGCCCACGCTCTCAAGGCTGAGTAG
- the MFSD10 gene encoding major facilitator superfamily domain-containing protein 10 isoform X5 — MGWGAGGSCTPRPPIRPQTAQETRVITVVFLGLLLDLLAFTLLLPLLPGLLESHGRAHDPLYGSWQRGVDWFAAAIRMPAEKRYNSVLFGGLIGSVFSFLQFLLAPLTGAISDCLGRRPVMLLSLPRHETLPPEKRAPSITPGFRAAADLLSPLALLRFSAVAQGQDPPAGDRLESLRRLGLVYFLYLFLFSGLEYTLSFLAHQRFQFSSEAGVLSQLQGPSAHRSLASSLQQGKMFFFIGLTMAAVQGAYARRISPGGEIAAVKRAILLLVPAFLLIGWGLTLPVLGLGLLLYSFAAAVVVPCLSSVVANYGSSGQKGTIMGTLRSLGALARAVGPMVAASAYWLAGAQVCFTMCSGLFLLPFLLLWNLRPPAHALKAE; from the exons ATGGGCTGGGGAGCCGGAGGGAGCTGCACCCCGCGCCCACCCATCCGCCCGCAGACGGCGCAGGAGACGCGCGTGATCACTGTGGTGTTCCTCGGCCTCCTGCTGGACCTTCTGGCCTTcactctgctgctgcccctgctgccaGGGCTGCTGGAGAGCCACGGCCGCGCCCAC GACCCCCTCTATGGCTCGTGGCAGCGGGGAGTGGACTGGTTTGCCGCTGCGATCAGGATGCCGGCAGAGAAGCGCTACAACAGCGTCCTCTTCGGAG GTCTCATTGGCTCGGTCTTCTCCTTCCTGCAGTTCCTCTTGGCTCCACTCACGGGGGCGATCTCGGACTGTCTGGGGAGGCGCCCGGTGATGCTGCTGTCCCTG CCGAGGCATG AGACTCTGCCCCCAGAGAAGCGG gcaccctccaTCACCCCTGGGTTCCGAGCTGCTGCAGATCTGCTCAGCCCCCTGGCCCTGCTCCGTTTCTCTGCCGTGGCCCAAGGCCAGGACCCACCAGCTGGAGACA GACTTGAGAGCCTCCGCCGCCTGGGCTTGGTGTACTTCCTCTACCTCTTCCTGTTCTCCGGCCTGGAGTACACGCTCAGCTTCCTTGCCCACCAGCGCTTCCAGTTCAGCAG CGAAGCAGGGGTGCTCAGCCAGCTGCAGGGCCCAAGTGCTCACCGCTCCcttgcctccagcctccagcaggGAAAGATGTTTTTCTTCATCGGCCTCACCATGGCCGCCGTGCAGGGTGCCTACGCACGGAGGATCAGCCCTGGTGGGGAGATTGCAGCTGTGAAGCGG GCCATCTTGCTGCTCGTGCCGGCCTTCCTCCTCATCGGCTGGGGGCTCACGCTGCCCGTGCTGGGCTTGGGGCTGCTGCTGTACTCCTTCG CTGCCGCAGTCGTGGTGCCCTGCCTGTCCTCTGTGGTTGCCAACTATG GCTCATCCGGGCAGAAAGGCACAATCATGGGTACCCTAAGGAGCCTGGGCGCCCTGGCCAGGGCAGTGGGACCTATGGTGGCTGCCTCAG CATACTGGCTGGCAGGGGCCCAGGTCTGCTTCACCATGTGTTCCGGcctcttcctgctccccttcctgctcctgTGGAATCTGAGGCCTCCAGCCCACGCTCTCAAGGCTGAGTAG
- the MFSD10 gene encoding major facilitator superfamily domain-containing protein 10 isoform X7, which translates to MGWGAGGSCTPRPPIRPQTAQETRVITVVFLGLLLDLLAFTLLLPLLPGLLESHGRAHDPLYGSWQRGVDWFAAAIRMPAEKRYNSVLFGVPLGSTHGGDLGLSGEAPGDAAVPETLPPEKRAPSITPGFRAAADLLSPLALLRFSAVAQGQDPPAGDRLESLRRLGLVYFLYLFLFSGLEYTLSFLAHQRFQFSSEAGVLSQLQGPSAHRSLASSLQQGKMFFFIGLTMAAVQGAYARRISPGGEIAAVKRAILLLVPAFLLIGWGLTLPVLGLGLLLYSFAAAVVVPCLSSVVANYGSSGQKGTIMGTLRSLGALARAVGPMVAASAYWLAGAQVCFTMCSGLFLLPFLLLWNLRPPAHALKAE; encoded by the exons ATGGGCTGGGGAGCCGGAGGGAGCTGCACCCCGCGCCCACCCATCCGCCCGCAGACGGCGCAGGAGACGCGCGTGATCACTGTGGTGTTCCTCGGCCTCCTGCTGGACCTTCTGGCCTTcactctgctgctgcccctgctgccaGGGCTGCTGGAGAGCCACGGCCGCGCCCAC GACCCCCTCTATGGCTCGTGGCAGCGGGGAGTGGACTGGTTTGCCGCTGCGATCAGGATGCCGGCAGAGAAGCGCTACAACAGCGTCCTCTTCGGAG TTCCTCTTGGCTCCACTCACGGGGGCGATCTCGGACTGTCTGGGGAGGCGCCCGGTGATGCTGCTGTCCCTG AGACTCTGCCCCCAGAGAAGCGG gcaccctccaTCACCCCTGGGTTCCGAGCTGCTGCAGATCTGCTCAGCCCCCTGGCCCTGCTCCGTTTCTCTGCCGTGGCCCAAGGCCAGGACCCACCAGCTGGAGACA GACTTGAGAGCCTCCGCCGCCTGGGCTTGGTGTACTTCCTCTACCTCTTCCTGTTCTCCGGCCTGGAGTACACGCTCAGCTTCCTTGCCCACCAGCGCTTCCAGTTCAGCAG CGAAGCAGGGGTGCTCAGCCAGCTGCAGGGCCCAAGTGCTCACCGCTCCcttgcctccagcctccagcaggGAAAGATGTTTTTCTTCATCGGCCTCACCATGGCCGCCGTGCAGGGTGCCTACGCACGGAGGATCAGCCCTGGTGGGGAGATTGCAGCTGTGAAGCGG GCCATCTTGCTGCTCGTGCCGGCCTTCCTCCTCATCGGCTGGGGGCTCACGCTGCCCGTGCTGGGCTTGGGGCTGCTGCTGTACTCCTTCG CTGCCGCAGTCGTGGTGCCCTGCCTGTCCTCTGTGGTTGCCAACTATG GCTCATCCGGGCAGAAAGGCACAATCATGGGTACCCTAAGGAGCCTGGGCGCCCTGGCCAGGGCAGTGGGACCTATGGTGGCTGCCTCAG CATACTGGCTGGCAGGGGCCCAGGTCTGCTTCACCATGTGTTCCGGcctcttcctgctccccttcctgctcctgTGGAATCTGAGGCCTCCAGCCCACGCTCTCAAGGCTGAGTAG
- the MFSD10 gene encoding major facilitator superfamily domain-containing protein 10 isoform X3, whose amino-acid sequence MGWGAGGSCTPRPPIRPQTAQETRVITVVFLGLLLDLLAFTLLLPLLPGLLESHGRAHDPLYGSWQRGVDWFAAAIRMPAEKRYNSVLFGGLIGSVFSFLQFLLAPLTGAISDCLGRRPVMLLSLPRHGSHRGGLLTGLHPGPHAGCLPAHGDSTLAGPALRCLQPAVHFLFSARDSAPREAVLPPPQAPSITPGFRAAADLLSPLALLRFSAVAQGQDPPAGDRLESLRRLGLVYFLYLFLFSGLEYTLSFLAHQRFQFSSEAGVLSQLQGPSAHRSLASSLQQGKMFFFIGLTMAAVQGAYARRISPGGEIAAVKRAILLLVPAFLLIGWGLTLPVLGLGLLLYSFAAAVVVPCLSSVVANYGSSGQKGTIMGTLRSLGALARAVGPMVAASAYWLAGAQVCFTMCSGLFLLPFLLLWNLRPPAHALKAE is encoded by the exons ATGGGCTGGGGAGCCGGAGGGAGCTGCACCCCGCGCCCACCCATCCGCCCGCAGACGGCGCAGGAGACGCGCGTGATCACTGTGGTGTTCCTCGGCCTCCTGCTGGACCTTCTGGCCTTcactctgctgctgcccctgctgccaGGGCTGCTGGAGAGCCACGGCCGCGCCCAC GACCCCCTCTATGGCTCGTGGCAGCGGGGAGTGGACTGGTTTGCCGCTGCGATCAGGATGCCGGCAGAGAAGCGCTACAACAGCGTCCTCTTCGGAG GTCTCATTGGCTCGGTCTTCTCCTTCCTGCAGTTCCTCTTGGCTCCACTCACGGGGGCGATCTCGGACTGTCTGGGGAGGCGCCCGGTGATGCTGCTGTCCCTG CCGAGGCATG GCAGTCATCGGGGTGGCCTTCTCACTGGGCTTCACCctgggccccatgctgggtgcctCCCTGCCCACGGAGACAGTACCCTGGCTGGCCCTGCTCTTCGCTGCCTCCAACCTgctgttcattttctgttttctgccagAGACTCTGCCCCCAGAGAAGCGG tcctgcccccaccccaggcaccctccaTCACCCCTGGGTTCCGAGCTGCTGCAGATCTGCTCAGCCCCCTGGCCCTGCTCCGTTTCTCTGCCGTGGCCCAAGGCCAGGACCCACCAGCTGGAGACA GACTTGAGAGCCTCCGCCGCCTGGGCTTGGTGTACTTCCTCTACCTCTTCCTGTTCTCCGGCCTGGAGTACACGCTCAGCTTCCTTGCCCACCAGCGCTTCCAGTTCAGCAG CGAAGCAGGGGTGCTCAGCCAGCTGCAGGGCCCAAGTGCTCACCGCTCCcttgcctccagcctccagcaggGAAAGATGTTTTTCTTCATCGGCCTCACCATGGCCGCCGTGCAGGGTGCCTACGCACGGAGGATCAGCCCTGGTGGGGAGATTGCAGCTGTGAAGCGG GCCATCTTGCTGCTCGTGCCGGCCTTCCTCCTCATCGGCTGGGGGCTCACGCTGCCCGTGCTGGGCTTGGGGCTGCTGCTGTACTCCTTCG CTGCCGCAGTCGTGGTGCCCTGCCTGTCCTCTGTGGTTGCCAACTATG GCTCATCCGGGCAGAAAGGCACAATCATGGGTACCCTAAGGAGCCTGGGCGCCCTGGCCAGGGCAGTGGGACCTATGGTGGCTGCCTCAG CATACTGGCTGGCAGGGGCCCAGGTCTGCTTCACCATGTGTTCCGGcctcttcctgctccccttcctgctcctgTGGAATCTGAGGCCTCCAGCCCACGCTCTCAAGGCTGAGTAG
- the MFSD10 gene encoding major facilitator superfamily domain-containing protein 10 isoform X4, with translation MARGSGEWTGLPLRSGCRQRSATTASSSEFLLAPLTGAISDCLGRRPVMLLSLVGLATSYAVWAASRSFAAFLASRVIGGISKGNVSLSTAIIADLGSPSARSRGMAVIGVAFSLGFTLGPMLGASLPTETVPWLALLFAASNLLFIFCFLPETLPPEKRAPSITPGFRAAADLLSPLALLRFSAVAQGQDPPAGDRLESLRRLGLVYFLYLFLFSGLEYTLSFLAHQRFQFSSEAGVLSQLQGPSAHRSLASSLQQGKMFFFIGLTMAAVQGAYARRISPGGEIAAVKRAILLLVPAFLLIGWGLTLPVLGLGLLLYSFAAAVVVPCLSSVVANYGSSGQKGTIMGTLRSLGALARAVGPMVAASAYWLAGAQVCFTMCSGLFLLPFLLLWNLRPPAHALKAE, from the exons ATGGCTCGTGGCAGCGGGGAGTGGACTGGTTTGCCGCTGCGATCAGGATGCCGGCAGAGAAGCGCTACAACAGCGTCCTCTTCGGAG TTCCTCTTGGCTCCACTCACGGGGGCGATCTCGGACTGTCTGGGGAGGCGCCCGGTGATGCTGCTGTCCCTG GTAGGTCTGGCCACCTCATACGCAGTGTGGGCTGCCTCGAGGAGTTTCGCGGCCTTCCTGGCCTCCAGGGTGATTGGGGGCATCAGCAAGGGGAACGTCAGCCTCTCCACGGCCATCATAGCTGACCTGGGCTCACCTTCCGCCCGCAGCCGAGGCATG GCAGTCATCGGGGTGGCCTTCTCACTGGGCTTCACCctgggccccatgctgggtgcctCCCTGCCCACGGAGACAGTACCCTGGCTGGCCCTGCTCTTCGCTGCCTCCAACCTgctgttcattttctgttttctgccagAGACTCTGCCCCCAGAGAAGCGG gcaccctccaTCACCCCTGGGTTCCGAGCTGCTGCAGATCTGCTCAGCCCCCTGGCCCTGCTCCGTTTCTCTGCCGTGGCCCAAGGCCAGGACCCACCAGCTGGAGACA GACTTGAGAGCCTCCGCCGCCTGGGCTTGGTGTACTTCCTCTACCTCTTCCTGTTCTCCGGCCTGGAGTACACGCTCAGCTTCCTTGCCCACCAGCGCTTCCAGTTCAGCAG CGAAGCAGGGGTGCTCAGCCAGCTGCAGGGCCCAAGTGCTCACCGCTCCcttgcctccagcctccagcaggGAAAGATGTTTTTCTTCATCGGCCTCACCATGGCCGCCGTGCAGGGTGCCTACGCACGGAGGATCAGCCCTGGTGGGGAGATTGCAGCTGTGAAGCGG GCCATCTTGCTGCTCGTGCCGGCCTTCCTCCTCATCGGCTGGGGGCTCACGCTGCCCGTGCTGGGCTTGGGGCTGCTGCTGTACTCCTTCG CTGCCGCAGTCGTGGTGCCCTGCCTGTCCTCTGTGGTTGCCAACTATG GCTCATCCGGGCAGAAAGGCACAATCATGGGTACCCTAAGGAGCCTGGGCGCCCTGGCCAGGGCAGTGGGACCTATGGTGGCTGCCTCAG CATACTGGCTGGCAGGGGCCCAGGTCTGCTTCACCATGTGTTCCGGcctcttcctgctccccttcctgctcctgTGGAATCTGAGGCCTCCAGCCCACGCTCTCAAGGCTGAGTAG
- the MFSD10 gene encoding major facilitator superfamily domain-containing protein 10 isoform X2 produces MGWGAGGSCTPRPPIRPQTAQETRVITVVFLGLLLDLLAFTLLLPLLPGLLESHGRAHDPLYGSWQRGVDWFAAAIRMPAEKRYNSVLFGGLIGSVFSFLQFLLAPLTGAISDCLGRRPVMLLSLVGLATSYAVWAASRSFAAFLASRVIGGISKGNVSLSTAIIADLGSPSARSRGMAVIGVAFSLGFTLGPMLGASLPTETVPWLALLFAASNLLFIFCFLPETLPPEKRAPSITPGFRAAADLLSPLALLRFSAVAQGQDPPAGDRLESLRRLGLVYFLYLFLFSGLEYTLSFLAHQRFQFSSLQQGKMFFFIGLTMAAVQGAYARRISPGGEIAAVKRAILLLVPAFLLIGWGLTLPVLGLGLLLYSFAAAVVVPCLSSVVANYGSSGQKGTIMGTLRSLGALARAVGPMVAASAYWLAGAQVCFTMCSGLFLLPFLLLWNLRPPAHALKAE; encoded by the exons ATGGGCTGGGGAGCCGGAGGGAGCTGCACCCCGCGCCCACCCATCCGCCCGCAGACGGCGCAGGAGACGCGCGTGATCACTGTGGTGTTCCTCGGCCTCCTGCTGGACCTTCTGGCCTTcactctgctgctgcccctgctgccaGGGCTGCTGGAGAGCCACGGCCGCGCCCAC GACCCCCTCTATGGCTCGTGGCAGCGGGGAGTGGACTGGTTTGCCGCTGCGATCAGGATGCCGGCAGAGAAGCGCTACAACAGCGTCCTCTTCGGAG GTCTCATTGGCTCGGTCTTCTCCTTCCTGCAGTTCCTCTTGGCTCCACTCACGGGGGCGATCTCGGACTGTCTGGGGAGGCGCCCGGTGATGCTGCTGTCCCTG GTAGGTCTGGCCACCTCATACGCAGTGTGGGCTGCCTCGAGGAGTTTCGCGGCCTTCCTGGCCTCCAGGGTGATTGGGGGCATCAGCAAGGGGAACGTCAGCCTCTCCACGGCCATCATAGCTGACCTGGGCTCACCTTCCGCCCGCAGCCGAGGCATG GCAGTCATCGGGGTGGCCTTCTCACTGGGCTTCACCctgggccccatgctgggtgcctCCCTGCCCACGGAGACAGTACCCTGGCTGGCCCTGCTCTTCGCTGCCTCCAACCTgctgttcattttctgttttctgccagAGACTCTGCCCCCAGAGAAGCGG gcaccctccaTCACCCCTGGGTTCCGAGCTGCTGCAGATCTGCTCAGCCCCCTGGCCCTGCTCCGTTTCTCTGCCGTGGCCCAAGGCCAGGACCCACCAGCTGGAGACA GACTTGAGAGCCTCCGCCGCCTGGGCTTGGTGTACTTCCTCTACCTCTTCCTGTTCTCCGGCCTGGAGTACACGCTCAGCTTCCTTGCCCACCAGCGCTTCCAGTTCAGCAG cctccagcaggGAAAGATGTTTTTCTTCATCGGCCTCACCATGGCCGCCGTGCAGGGTGCCTACGCACGGAGGATCAGCCCTGGTGGGGAGATTGCAGCTGTGAAGCGG GCCATCTTGCTGCTCGTGCCGGCCTTCCTCCTCATCGGCTGGGGGCTCACGCTGCCCGTGCTGGGCTTGGGGCTGCTGCTGTACTCCTTCG CTGCCGCAGTCGTGGTGCCCTGCCTGTCCTCTGTGGTTGCCAACTATG GCTCATCCGGGCAGAAAGGCACAATCATGGGTACCCTAAGGAGCCTGGGCGCCCTGGCCAGGGCAGTGGGACCTATGGTGGCTGCCTCAG CATACTGGCTGGCAGGGGCCCAGGTCTGCTTCACCATGTGTTCCGGcctcttcctgctccccttcctgctcctgTGGAATCTGAGGCCTCCAGCCCACGCTCTCAAGGCTGAGTAG
- the MFSD10 gene encoding major facilitator superfamily domain-containing protein 10 isoform X8, producing MARGSGEWTGLPLRSGCRQRSATTASSSEFLLAPLTGAISDCLGRRPVMLLSLPRHGSHRGGLLTGLHPGPHAGCLPAHGDSTLAGPALRCLQPAVHFLFSARDSAPREAAAWPPVLPPPQAPSITPGFRAAADLLSPLALLRFSAVAQGQDPPAGDRLESLRRLGLVYFLYLFLFSGLEYTLSFLAHQRFQFSSEAGVLSQLQGPSAHRSLASSLQQGKMFFFIGLTMAAVQGAYARRISPGGEIAAVKRAILLLVPAFLLIGWGLTLPVLGLGLLLYSFAAAVVVPCLSSVVANYGSSGQKGTIMGTLRSLGALARAVGPMVAASAYWLAGAQVCFTMCSGLFLLPFLLLWNLRPPAHALKAE from the exons ATGGCTCGTGGCAGCGGGGAGTGGACTGGTTTGCCGCTGCGATCAGGATGCCGGCAGAGAAGCGCTACAACAGCGTCCTCTTCGGAG TTCCTCTTGGCTCCACTCACGGGGGCGATCTCGGACTGTCTGGGGAGGCGCCCGGTGATGCTGCTGTCCCTG CCGAGGCATG GCAGTCATCGGGGTGGCCTTCTCACTGGGCTTCACCctgggccccatgctgggtgcctCCCTGCCCACGGAGACAGTACCCTGGCTGGCCCTGCTCTTCGCTGCCTCCAACCTgctgttcattttctgttttctgccagAGACTCTGCCCCCAGAGAAGCGG ccgccTGGCCTCcagtcctgcccccaccccaggcaccctccaTCACCCCTGGGTTCCGAGCTGCTGCAGATCTGCTCAGCCCCCTGGCCCTGCTCCGTTTCTCTGCCGTGGCCCAAGGCCAGGACCCACCAGCTGGAGACA GACTTGAGAGCCTCCGCCGCCTGGGCTTGGTGTACTTCCTCTACCTCTTCCTGTTCTCCGGCCTGGAGTACACGCTCAGCTTCCTTGCCCACCAGCGCTTCCAGTTCAGCAG CGAAGCAGGGGTGCTCAGCCAGCTGCAGGGCCCAAGTGCTCACCGCTCCcttgcctccagcctccagcaggGAAAGATGTTTTTCTTCATCGGCCTCACCATGGCCGCCGTGCAGGGTGCCTACGCACGGAGGATCAGCCCTGGTGGGGAGATTGCAGCTGTGAAGCGG GCCATCTTGCTGCTCGTGCCGGCCTTCCTCCTCATCGGCTGGGGGCTCACGCTGCCCGTGCTGGGCTTGGGGCTGCTGCTGTACTCCTTCG CTGCCGCAGTCGTGGTGCCCTGCCTGTCCTCTGTGGTTGCCAACTATG GCTCATCCGGGCAGAAAGGCACAATCATGGGTACCCTAAGGAGCCTGGGCGCCCTGGCCAGGGCAGTGGGACCTATGGTGGCTGCCTCAG CATACTGGCTGGCAGGGGCCCAGGTCTGCTTCACCATGTGTTCCGGcctcttcctgctccccttcctgctcctgTGGAATCTGAGGCCTCCAGCCCACGCTCTCAAGGCTGAGTAG
- the MFSD10 gene encoding major facilitator superfamily domain-containing protein 10 isoform X9, with protein MGWGAGGSCTPRPPIRPQTAQETRVITVVFLGLLLDLLAFTLLLPLLPGLLESHGRAHDPLYGSWQRGVDWFAAAIRMPAEKRYNSVLFGGLIGSVFSFLQFLLAPLTGAISDCLGRRPVMLLSLVGLATSYAVWAASRSFAAFLASRVIGGISKGNVSLSTAIIADLGSPSARSRGMAVIGVAFSLGFTLGPMLGASLPTETVPWLALLFAASNLLFIFCFLPETLPPEKRSCPHPRHPPSPLGSELLQICSAPWPCSVSLPWPKARTHQLETDLRASAAWAWCTSSTSSCSPAWSTRSASLPTSASSSAAKQGCSASCRAQVLTAPLPPASSRERCFSSSASPWPPCRVPTHGGSALVGRLQL; from the exons ATGGGCTGGGGAGCCGGAGGGAGCTGCACCCCGCGCCCACCCATCCGCCCGCAGACGGCGCAGGAGACGCGCGTGATCACTGTGGTGTTCCTCGGCCTCCTGCTGGACCTTCTGGCCTTcactctgctgctgcccctgctgccaGGGCTGCTGGAGAGCCACGGCCGCGCCCAC GACCCCCTCTATGGCTCGTGGCAGCGGGGAGTGGACTGGTTTGCCGCTGCGATCAGGATGCCGGCAGAGAAGCGCTACAACAGCGTCCTCTTCGGAG GTCTCATTGGCTCGGTCTTCTCCTTCCTGCAGTTCCTCTTGGCTCCACTCACGGGGGCGATCTCGGACTGTCTGGGGAGGCGCCCGGTGATGCTGCTGTCCCTG GTAGGTCTGGCCACCTCATACGCAGTGTGGGCTGCCTCGAGGAGTTTCGCGGCCTTCCTGGCCTCCAGGGTGATTGGGGGCATCAGCAAGGGGAACGTCAGCCTCTCCACGGCCATCATAGCTGACCTGGGCTCACCTTCCGCCCGCAGCCGAGGCATG GCAGTCATCGGGGTGGCCTTCTCACTGGGCTTCACCctgggccccatgctgggtgcctCCCTGCCCACGGAGACAGTACCCTGGCTGGCCCTGCTCTTCGCTGCCTCCAACCTgctgttcattttctgttttctgccagAGACTCTGCCCCCAGAGAAGCGG tcctgcccccaccccaggcaccctccaTCACCCCTGGGTTCCGAGCTGCTGCAGATCTGCTCAGCCCCCTGGCCCTGCTCCGTTTCTCTGCCGTGGCCCAAGGCCAGGACCCACCAGCTGGAGACA GACTTGAGAGCCTCCGCCGCCTGGGCTTGGTGTACTTCCTCTACCTCTTCCTGTTCTCCGGCCTGGAGTACACGCTCAGCTTCCTTGCCCACCAGCGCTTCCAGTTCAGCAG CGAAGCAGGGGTGCTCAGCCAGCTGCAGGGCCCAAGTGCTCACCGCTCCcttgcctccagcctccagcaggGAAAGATGTTTTTCTTCATCGGCCTCACCATGGCCGCCGTGCAGGGTGCCTACGCACGGAGGATCAGCCCTGGTGGGGAGATTGCAGCTGTGA